TTAAAACTTTTCAACACACCAGGACAGATATCAGGAATATAATAAGGTCCACCTCAGAGCTGCTAGTATTAATTggtaactaaaataaaataaagattattttAGAAAACTCTCATCTTCACTGGAACTTTCTGAACGTAAATAAAAGCATGAGTCAGAAAATGGACAGAGGAGCGAGACAAATGACGACGGACAATATCTATGAAAATGCTGATGCTATAAGAGGTGAAATCACAGAAGACACAGGACACTCGAGAACAACGAGACTACAGCCACCTGAACTTACAGGTAAGGAGTTTAATCATTAATACTTTACTCAAGAATAATAATAGCACAAATCTATACATACATATTTGAAGGCACAAGCAgtacttttaaaaagtaaagtttTTAAATAAGGTATGCAATTGTGCTAAAAAAAGCTAATGAAGAAATTCAAATCATATCTTTTATTTTCAGGAAGTGGTTGTGTGAGGATTAGATGCTCCAGAGCAGCTGCAGTGTGTTTGGTGCTGCTGTGTGTTCTTCTGCTGACTGCAGCCATAGTGCGGTGTGTCATGTTCACTCAAGAGAGAAAGCAGCTCATTCAAGAGAGAGACCAGCTACTAATCAAGATTACCAACTTCACAGAAGAGAAAGACCATGTTCTGTTCAAGTTTACCAATATCACAAAAGAGAAAGATCAGCTTCTGACCAAGATTACCAGCATCACAGAAGAGAGAGACCAGCTTCTGACCAAGATTACTAACCTCACAGAGGAAAATGATCAGCAACTATCCAAGATTACCAGCATCACAGAAGAGAGAGACCATCTTCTGACCAAGATTACTAACCTCACAGAGGAAAATGATCAGCAACTATCCAAGATTAGCAGCATCACAGAAGAGAAAGACCAGCTTCTGACCAAGATTAGCAGCATCACAGAAGAGAAAGACCAGCTTCTGACCAAGATTAGCAGCATCACAGAAGAGAAAGACCAGCTTCTGACCAAGATTAGCAGCATCACAGAAGAGAAAGACCAGCTTCTGACCAAGATTGCCAACCTCACAGAGGAAAATGAACAGCAACTATCTAAGATTACCAGCATCACAGAAGAGAAAGACCAGCTTCTGACCAAGATTACCAGCATCACAGAAGAGAGAGACCAGCTTCTGACCAAGATTACTAACCTCACAGAGGAAAATGATCAGCAACTATCCAAGATTACCAGCATCACAGAAGAGAGAGACCATCTTCTGACCAAGATTGCCAACCTCACAGAGGAAAATGATCAGCAACTATCCAAGATTACCAgcatcagagaagagaaagaCCAGCTTCTGACCAAGATTACCAACCAAACAGAAGAGAGAATCCAGCTAATAATTGAACTCCTGAGTGGTAAGTAGAACAAGCTTATTTAGTATGTGTAGCCATTTGCTGTGTAACAGACACAATACATAATCTATGAGCCTATGTTTCTTTATAAGATATAAGATGAAGTGTAGTTAGGAATAATGAGCTAATAGTTAAACTGGTTGTGTTAACAGACGGATGGATTTACAATCAATCCAGTCTTTACTTCATTTCCTCTGAGAAGAAGAACTGGATTGAAAGCAGAAGATACTGTACAGAGAGAGGAGCAGATCTGATCATCGTAAACAACAGAAAGGAACAAGTGAGTGAAAAatagtgtgtgagtgtgcaaaGTAATctcatgagtgtgtgtgtgcacgtgtgtgtgtgtgtgtgtgtgtgtgtgtatatatataaaatataaaatcataaAGTGTGGCCCTATCACATACACATTTCCTATGTTTCCTCTACAGAgacaataaaatgtaaaatattcactgaaaaaaactttttggtatagtaatatatattaaattaaccattataatttttacttagtaaaattaaaattgaatgAGAACTAGAGTTTGAAATATATAGTtgaaatatatacacatttaattCATGTAATAAATTAACTAGGTGGAGAAAGTAACTCTTATTATGTATTTGCTCTTAATATTTACACGTGTTATAGTCACTGCACATTAACCTAGAAATATTAAGTAAATTTTAATCTAAAAGTGTAGCATGTTTGAATCTGCATACACTGATAAAAATGATTCTGTGGTGAAGTAAAtacaacagaaaaaaagcaaatgtaATTTCTACATGAAATAGCTAAATTCTATATTAGTACAGAAATTAAAGCGTAAATATCAGTGATATAAAGTAAAATCTACTCAACTTTTCTGATACTGGTGTTCCCTTCATGCACTGggatatgaataattattaaggtttatttttcgctgttttctaGCTGTATTTACACTattttatcattgcttttgttGTTTGGATTAGTAACTTGTGATTTTGCTACATCTGGCTTTCATTTTCTACTTAAAATGACATTAATACTCAGAAACGATCCATCGAATGTTACCGtcattgtttattgtttacCAAGTATTGAAGtctctgtgttcaggtgcaGCATAACTTCTATTAAGTAGATATGGtcccagccagcaatgacacgtggggcccagatgggttaACTACGGGTTCCATGGGTACTGTGTGGGCATGGGCTTTGGCTGGGTGAAATCAGCGGGTCCCATGTAGGTTTTGTAGTACGAGTCCCACATAGGAAGCCCATATGAGCTGATTACAtggtcctgcatagaatttttatgggccaagtgggcatgggtttgaactgggaacacatatatgggtcttgaatggcatatttatgggccaagtggacatgggtttgaactgggaatgcacatatgggtcctgcatagaatttttatgggccaagtgggcatgggtttgaactgggaacacatatatgggtcttacatgacatatttatgggccaagtgggcatgggtttgatctgggaacacatatatgggtcttgaatggcatatttatgggccaagtggacatgggtttgaactgggaatgcacatatgggtcctgcatagaacttttatgggccaagtgggcatgggtttgaactgggaatacatatatgggtcttgaatggcatatttatgggtcaagtgggcatgggtttgaactgggaatgcacatatgggtcctgaatagaatttttatgggccaagtgggcatgggtttgaactgggaaaacatatatgggtcttgcatgacatatttatgggccaagtgggcatgggtttgatctgggaacacatatatgggtcttgaatggcatatttatgggccaagtggtcATGGGTTTGGGTGATTGGTTCAGGTCCAGCAATATTATGTAATGCTCATCTACAAAcaagcatcaaaaataaaataaaatagaagaTCTTCAGGATGCATTGACATATACATGGTTTATGGTTTAAGACGGTAAAGGGAGGGGCTGAGGTAGTTAAAGAAGTAGGCCTGTAAGGACAGAGGCCCTTTCAATTTAAGTAAAAGAATAAAGCTGCAGAAAGCCTTCCGACAGTGCATGgagcattcacataaacactttCATTGGTGCAGTGACCCAGATTGGGACAGATTTATGGGTATAAGTGTAAAGGAGACAGCATTGCTACTGCTGGCAtttgaatatttacaatatttatattgtatgaATATTTTGCTAACTTAACATAAGTTGCTTATAACATATAGTTGCCTGTAGAATGTTGGGTAAATCCCTCCCTGATGCCTCATAGGACCCATTTTGCTACCCAATTGGCTTTTGGTCAGTTTGCACATCCATCTACCACGCCGGATACCCAGATTCAAGACCCGCTTGGGGAGTGGTTTCTGGTATCAGAGGTGGAAGTCATTAATTACAAATACTCAGATTACTGTAATTAAGTAGTTTTTTGGGGTACTTGTACTTTTATGAGTAGATTTTCAAGCctgtacttttacttgtaaTATTCATTAATCCATGTAATCTactaagttacttttaaaatcatAGTTGAGTACTGAGTACAATTTTAATTCATATCCAAACCTTTTATCTGCATTTTTGTAGCCAGTAAGGTGATTTGATAGCAAACAAGCCGATGAAAACCGGGTCATGAGGacggaaaacaaaacaaaacaaaaaaaggacgTTAATGATTGATCtttcattgattctgaatgaagaatttaaccagttaaaaatgtattcatggATATTTAATCAATAGTCATGGCTCCTCatgtaatttagttttttgtctGCCGGAGACATTTGCTTAATAaggaaataaaaacttaaatgagAACAAAATGAGGGAAAAACACTTGTTTTGCATCTTATCaattattaatgattaataGATTGTTGGCATGTTAACTTCTGGtaaagaaaaacacacaatttccAGCCCTAGTCTGGAGAAGTGACGGTGACATCAGTGGTTAAAAGTAACTAATACtctgaatattttctttttaattttttattttttaattatttttttttttttttttttacaagctgtacttttacttgagtatttCTCTAACACCGGTACTTTTACTCGTAATTGAGTAATATTTTAGCAATGCACTTAATTGTACTTGACTACAGATTTTCAGTACTCTCCACCACTGCCTGTTATGCACAACAACACCTAATTAGGCTCATTCATAATGAAGCCAGCGAAGCAGTTAAGTCGTTTGTTAATTCTCTCACATATCCTTTAATTTACgaattttactgtattaaattgttatttggTCAGCCAGTTCGGACATCTCTGGGGCCTGTATGCAAAGGCCGTGTTTCGCACTCAAAACGTTAACAGTCCATTCGGAATCGGAAAGCAAGCTGGCTGTGACTTGGAGGTGAAGTGCATATTTCTTCCGACCAACGCCGAATTTCCATAAAATTAAGGTAAGTTGAAATATTATGTTGCcataaaaataacactgcagaTTGTACAGTAGTCTGTATTTTTGGTTTGTGCTGTTTAATCTGATGTAGAATCTAACCAAAAGGAAAAACAGCGGGTTTGGTTTAGctatagggctggacaataattcagtatcaatatatcacaatatacttttattcaataacggtgatatgatataaaatatattcatcatTATTTCACTTCAAATTCATCTGAGTCAATATCAGATTCAGAGTTTGGTTCCATCCCGAACCCTTCCTCatgctttaaacataaaaacatattgcaCATATTGCATAACACATACTTCAACATATTGCACTGTCCCCACCTTTTGCTCTAAGAATAAATTGgaacaaatcaaatcaaactaaatGTGTAAGCAAACAGTCTCAAATGTTTTGGGCTTGTAAACATCATAATGTCGGTCTCCCTGGTCTCCCTGTGCATCTTGCTGGCTTCTATCGTTAGTTGTCGTGTTGCAGTTACAACTGCACTAGCAGCTAATACAAAATGAAGGATAAATATTGACTAAGGTTGAATTTTGTTTGCTTGCATAACCCAAAGAGCAAATATAGCTGCAGATatcttattataaaaatataagaattATTAAAACTCTTAAAATATTCTGACAAAGGAactaaataaatgataattgtataataataatataattacctACATTTTAAGTATATGAAAGTAAAACAAGCACAGCCAATTTGATGGAGCTGAATTAATATCAGCCTT
Above is a genomic segment from Megalobrama amblycephala isolate DHTTF-2021 linkage group LG14, ASM1881202v1, whole genome shotgun sequence containing:
- the LOC125244440 gene encoding C-type lectin domain family 4 member M-like — its product is MTTDNIYENADAIRGEITEDTGHSRTTRLQPPELTGSGCVRIRCSRAAAVCLVLLCVLLLTAAIVRCVMFTQERKQLIQERDQLLIKITNFTEEKDHVLFKFTNITKEKDQLLTKITSITEERDQLLTKITNLTEENDQQLSKITSITEERDHLLTKITNLTEENDQQLSKISSITEEKDQLLTKISSITEEKDQLLTKISSITEEKDQLLTKISSITEEKDQLLTKIANLTEENEQQLSKITSITEEKDQLLTKITSITEERDQLLTKITNLTEENDQQLSKITSITEERDHLLTKIANLTEENDQQLSKITSIREEKDQLLTKITNQTEERIQLIIELLSVRNNELIVKLVVLTDGWIYNQSSLYFISSEKKNWIESRRYCTERGADLIIVNNRKEQVRVKTHLSRRLSTCCPPHQPNDCAGEPQVTEKENVIINWNSMRYRSQHVVKNMIASGMIHVSYYGFWIGLTDSDVEGRWKWVDGTNMTYEFWWSGQPDNYNDEDCAMTSSAGWNDYPCSGVLGWICEKIVFK